In Channa argus isolate prfri chromosome 15, Channa argus male v1.0, whole genome shotgun sequence, the DNA window ttatattgatattttttgaAGGAGCTGTCTCCATGATAACTTAGCAGGGCATAAGccttttagatttctgcagataCATTATTCCTGAGGCACACATGGAACAAATCTGGGGTAGTCTTGTTTTCTACAGCATCAAAATGAATAGTTTAATAGTGAATAGTTTTAGTACATGTTGCAGTATATGCTTAGTATTTCTACTTGAGTAAAGAAATTGAAATTGTACTTCTACTAATACTGTACTCTTTTCAGGAAAGCACACTTGAGTATTCTGTTTTTGTAGTTCTGCTCCCTCTGTACATCTGTGTTAACAACAACAGTCACTGCACTGTTATTTGTAGTTGTACTGCATTCAGATGCAAATATCTTTGTCTGACAGATAAGGCCACTCATCCAACAAACAGACAGGAGGACTGGGAGTATATCATAGGCTTCTGTGATCAGATCAATAAGGAGCTTGAAGGGTATGTCGATGAATTACTCaatacttaatacttaataataaacaacagCTCATGCAATATTTTTCATCTGAAATTTATTCTCGCAGTCCTCAGATAGCGGTAACTCTGCTCGTTCACAAAGTCCACTCACCGCAAGAATGGGAAGCACTTCAGGCTCTTACAGTAAGAAATAATTAACAAACACCCATTTTCCCCAGTCACTGAAGCAAACACTTTGTCGTTACAACTTTGAGATCTTTATGATTTTGTCTACAGGTATTGGAGGCTTGTATGAAGAACTGTGGGTGGAGGTTTCATAATGAAGTtggaaaatacagatttttgaaCGAGCTAATAAAAGTTGTGTCTCCAAAAGTGagcagtttaattttttttaatttcatgtgtATGAAAGAATTCtaattcaaacaactttattgatacTTTAGGGTAATTGTTCATCTACTTTGATTTCTTACGTCCAGTACATGGGTGATAGTGCATCTGAGAAGGTTAAGGCAAAGATTGTAGAGATGCTGTACAGCTGGACTGTTGCATTTCCTAATGAACCTAAGATCAGTGAAGCCTACCAGACACTGAGAAGACAAGGTTTGTTTGGACTTGTGGTCAAAGCTCAAcaatttctgtttcttcttacCTTATTTGTCAGAGCACACAGGAAATCATATTAATTCTCAGTCTCTTCACCAGGTCTTGTAGCACGTGACCCAGAATTACCCCTGGACAGGACTCTGATTCCCTCTCCTCCAACACGACCTAAACATCCAGTGTTTGACAACGAAGACATGGGCAAAGTGAGTGATGATGCAACAAAAAGTGGGAAGAACAAATACCACCTCTATAAATACttgctctttgtttcttttgtcctGATAAAGTACCACATAAGAAGACACATACCTTTGTTCATGGGGTCTGTTGAATTTCTCCCATAATTgtagatttatttgttttgcattaaaCATGGCCCCTCCAATAATTAGTAAAATAATGGATTTCCAATTtttatacatgtgtgtttttgtgtttagctcCTTGCTGAGCTTCTACGCAGTAAAAACCCTGAAGACCTTCAGGAAGCCAACAGATTGATCAAAAACATGGTGAAAGAGGTgatatgttaaaatgtttctacCAGCTGATGTGACATTGCTTTTATTTGAGCTGCTTGTCTCGGTGTGGGGGGCAGATGTAATGAACATGTTAAACTGTTGAAGTGAATGTATATTTTTCAGATCTATAACAAACTACACTTGTTGATCTTGTCAGGATGAGGCACGAGTGCAGAAGGTTACAAAGCGACTGCACACACTGGATGAAGTGAACATCAATGTCAGTTTGCTTACTGAGATGTTGTCCCACTACAATAAAGACACCTGCACTGACTCTGACAAGGAGATCATTAAGGTGTGtgtatctgcacacacacacacacacaggagacaaGACAGAGGTGTCAGACAGGCTGGATTATATGGGAGCACACATAAATAACATGATAAACTTTATCTTTAACCAGCAAGCACAAAACTAGAGAGGGATGATAATCAGTTGTCAAATAAACtgacacatatactgtataatctATAACATCTGGTCCTGCTTCTGCCACTGTCTGTGGCCTTTCTCTGTAAACTTCTAATTATCAACTTATCCCTCCCATCGGCATCTAAGGTTTACATTTTTCCAATGCAAAGACAAACATATAATTCTCTTTCTTTGTCACGTGTGTAGTCCCATGTCCTCACAAGATTGAGTTAAATTTGAGTATAACTCAAATGATACTCACCATTCATGAGCACACATAGGACAGTAAACGCACCATACTTGCTTGGaaatcattatgtttttttagaaCTTACATAATGCGTTAACAGAATTGATTGTTTCAAGAAATTCATTAGAACACaatgttgcattaaaaatgttgtttatatgtttgtatTGTGATGTATAAGTTAATGAGTTTGTAAAATTCCCACAACACCAGTATACATTCGTTGGTGTCCTGCTCCATTCACAGTGTACAGCAcctcctttgtttttctctccaggAGCTCTATGAGCGGTGTGACAAGCTGAGGCGTGCTGCTTACAAAATGGCCACTGAGACTGAGGACAATGACACCAGTTTAGGTTTGTGGGCTTGGCATTATCCTTCTTTGGAGGAGCCCCGGTCACATTTGATTCTGTATAATGTGAACCTTCTGACATTTGACTCCTCAGGTGACATCCTGCAGGCCAGTGATGACCTTTGTAAGGTCATCAACTCCTATAAGAAGACAGTTGAAGGGCTGCCGATCAATGGTGACACAAAAGAGCCTCGATCTACAGGTGTTCACACTTAGAGTTGTTTTATAAttaatgatgtgtttttcattttacataaaaaaatgtaattttaaataaaagcatcttTGTGACTTCTTGGCCTGCTGTAGTCAAACCTTCTCTATTTGTCACTCAACAGAGGCCACAGATACACTGATTGACCTCGCCGGCCTTGACACTCCGAGTCCCCCTCAACCTGCTCCCCTTCCTGCCCAGTCTTTGAATCCTGTCCTTCCCCATCCCATGGCTTCCACCATACCTGTCCTGCCTGCTCCTCCTAAACATCCGGGTGGCTCCCATGGCAGTCAGAACAGCAGCCCGAGTCATCCTCTCGTTGACAAGACAtcagctgctctctctctccttgaTGATGAGCTGCTGTCCCTAGGTATTATATCCTCACTATTACTTTTCACAATAAAGAAACGGTTCATTGTAGGATAgaaaatcttttaaacatttgtgtacTGCATGTCTAAAGCTGCTTTTTGGTAAAATAAATGCTTATTTCAGGATTAAATGATGCACCTACCTCTCTGAGCAACCAGTCAAAACCCAAGTTGAATGAAGTGTCCAGTCAATGGACTTCTATGCAGgtaaatttaaaacactgtGAGCAGCTTTAACAATAACAGTCACCATTGCTAGCCAATGTGTAACGGTtctttatgttgtctttttatcttttccGCAGGCTCTGCCATCAAGTGTGGATATGTTGAGCAACAGTATAGCTTGTTTAGGTCCGATGGTCACCCCAGCTGAACCAGCTGCCACCACACACAGTTTCCAGAACCTGCAAAACCTGGCAATGATGGACTTTTCAGATCAAAAGACGTATGTAATTGTCAGTGTATTTTTTGTAGTGaatgaatatgtttaatttgaaatatcACGTTGATGTGTTAATGCTTGTTGAAATATATGAGTGTTGCACAGAGAAATGCCTAAGGCTAATTTGGTGCTTTTATTTGACCAACCTACCTAATCAGATTTCTCTATAGTATTTAAGATAATCTTCATTACCAATCTATAAAATCTGATTTCCAGCTTGTCCAGCCAGATGTCAGTTAGAGGAAGCAGCTTTGGGATAACTCCTGCAGCTACACCTCCTGTCATGGCAGGACAGGCCTCTCCCTCTTCAACCTCTCTTCTACACGTTACGCTGCCCAGCTCTCCCGCCTTGTCCCATGCGAAGACCCAGAGCCTTGGCTCAGCCCCAGGCAGCCCTCTGTTCCGTTCATTGTCCCCTTGCCACCCTCCTCTCCAAGGCAGCCCAGCCAGAGCTGCAGACATCTCGCTGAGTAATGTGCACGTCCCTCTGGAGGCTATTAGACCGAGTAAGGAGGGGAGGCAGCCAGGGGTGATGGGCTCGATTAGTTAATGGAATAACAAATATTACATACACAGACTATTGCATAGTTCATGTTTGCGTACACTTATTTGTCTCTGCCCTTTCCATCTATCTTCAGGCCAAGTTCTGCCTGTAACAGCCTATGACAAGGATGGTGTTCGTGTGCTGCTCAACTTTGCTTCTGACTGTCCACCCGGCAGGCCTGATGTGCTTGTAATAGTGGTCTCCATGCTTAATACGGCACCACTGCCAGTTCAAAATGTGGTATTGCAAGCTGCTGTGCCAAAGGTAAAGACACTTATTCCTCTGTTTATTCATTTGCTCATTTAACTTCATGTGTTTCACTTTGTGGTCCCTTGCCTGCTGAGGGCTTATTTATCATGGGGCAGTGGTGGCCTAAGGGTTTGAGGCAGTTAGAGAAGCAAGCTGGTGACCGATTGCACTGGTTTAAACTCTAGACTGGTAGGATAGAATTTGGGTGGGACAAGTGAAAAAGCAGCACTTATCTCTCCTCTATCATTAAGACTACTGTGGTGCCCTTGATCAAGGCCCTTAACCGTGAATGCTCCAGTGGACCTTACTTTGTGAATGTGATCAGGGCAATCCTAAAAAAGAGAGGTGCCGTCTCAGCAAATCTCccctgaaaaatgtttaaaaaaaaaaaaaactacatcacACTGTAGGTGTGGTAAAAAACTTCAGGGCAACTGTAATGTGATTCTTTCAATtaaaaaaggtgtaaaaatgtACCTGATgactttttgttcatttctttgTCTACTAGACAATGAAGGTGAAACTGCAACCTCCATCAGGAACAGAATTAGCACCATTTAATCCCATCCTACGTCCAGCCTCCATCACCCAGATCATGTTACTGGCTAATCCCGCAAAGGTAGGAGATACACACTTCATTCGACACCTGGAGAGCTAGACCTGAGTGTCTTGATTAAGGACACACATGGTGAATGAGCGGGGATTTAAACCTGGGAGACATTTGCATTCTAGCCTTATGTCCTACTCATTGATCATCTGTACAGtctaatgcaaatgttttggccactatttttttaatgaaatgaagGGAGGCAGGGTGGTTCTAATGATTTAGCCTCCCCTCATTGCATTTCATATGTACCTAATGAAGTTGCCAATGAGTGTGGATGCAACACAAGGTTCATTAGGAACCAGAATGGGGACAATGGCCAAAATTTCTTTATGTTTGTGCTCTAACAGGAGAAAGTGCGTCTTCGCTACAAGTTGTCCTTTACACTTGGAGACCGTCTCTGCAATGAGGTTGGAGAAGTGGACCAGTTCCCTGCATCAGAGAGAT includes these proteins:
- the gga3b gene encoding ADP-ribosylation factor-binding protein GGA3, with product MAYQEGESLESWLNKATHPTNRQEDWEYIIGFCDQINKELEGPQIAVTLLVHKVHSPQEWEALQALTVLEACMKNCGWRFHNEVGKYRFLNELIKVVSPKYMGDSASEKVKAKIVEMLYSWTVAFPNEPKISEAYQTLRRQGLVARDPELPLDRTLIPSPPTRPKHPVFDNEDMGKLLAELLRSKNPEDLQEANRLIKNMVKEDEARVQKVTKRLHTLDEVNINVSLLTEMLSHYNKDTCTDSDKEIIKELYERCDKLRRAAYKMATETEDNDTSLGDILQASDDLCKVINSYKKTVEGLPINGDTKEPRSTEATDTLIDLAGLDTPSPPQPAPLPAQSLNPVLPHPMASTIPVLPAPPKHPGGSHGSQNSSPSHPLVDKTSAALSLLDDELLSLGLNDAPTSLSNQSKPKLNEVSSQWTSMQALPSSVDMLSNSIACLGPMVTPAEPAATTHSFQNLQNLAMMDFSDQKTLSSQMSVRGSSFGITPAATPPVMAGQASPSSTSLLHVTLPSSPALSHAKTQSLGSAPGSPLFRSLSPCHPPLQGSPARAADISLSNVHVPLEAIRPSQVLPVTAYDKDGVRVLLNFASDCPPGRPDVLVIVVSMLNTAPLPVQNVVLQAAVPKTMKVKLQPPSGTELAPFNPILRPASITQIMLLANPAKEKVRLRYKLSFTLGDRLCNEVGEVDQFPASERWGYL